Proteins found in one Sorghum bicolor cultivar BTx623 chromosome 1, Sorghum_bicolor_NCBIv3, whole genome shotgun sequence genomic segment:
- the LOC8083941 gene encoding transcription factor JUNGBRUNNEN 1 yields MVAKEFGREAVISMEKVKRDGEALIAARAGDEEEDDVVLPGFRFHPTDEELVTFYLRRKVARKPLSMEIIKEMDIYKHDPWDLPKASTVGGEKEWYFFCLRGRKYRNSIRPNRVTGSGFWKATGIDRPIYSAAAAGAATANSGESIGLKKSLVYYRGSAGKGTKTDWMMHEFRLPPAAAAATDASQSMQEAEVWTICRIFKRNIAYKRQPQQHQQQAWRQQPAGSNGPPPLLAESSSNTGSFESDGGGDEYMNCLAVPATAPGVPRQHQIGSILNGGGVSVTGSSFFRESVHGQQFQGQWLNRFPAPAAIEQKPQLLDSSAMTIAFHQNDQSVAAAAMTNDQCYKDGYWDEIAKFMEVNDPTVLYDCRYA; encoded by the exons ATGGTTGCCAAGGAGTTTGGAAGAGAAGCAGTAATAAGCATGGAGAAAGTTAAGAGAGACGGAGAGGCGCTCATCGCTGCCAGAGCCGGAGACGAAGAGGAAGATGATGTGGTGCTCCCGGGGTTCCGGTTCCACCCGACCGACGAGGAGCTCGTCACGTTCTACCTCCGCCGGAAGGTGGCGAGGAAGCCGCTCAGCATGGAGATCATCAAGGAGATGGACATCTACAAGCATGATCCATGGGACCTCCCTA AGGCAAGCACGGTTGGTGGAGAGAAGGAATGGTACTTCTTCTGTCTGAGAGGAAGGAAGTACCGGAACAGCATCAGGCCCAACAGGGTCACCGGCTCCGGCTTCTGGAAGGCCACCGGCATCGACCGCCCGATCTactctgccgctgccgctggtgCCGCCACTGCAAACTCCGGCGAGTCCATCGGGCTCAAGAAGTCCCTCGTGTACTACCGCGGCAGCGCCGGCAAGGGCACCAAGACCGACTGGATGATGCACGAGTTCCGCctcccgccggccgccgccgccgccaccgatgCCTCCCAGAGCATGCAAGAAGCT GAGGTGTGGACCATCTGCAGGATCTTCAAGAGGAACATCGCCTACAAGAGGCAGCCgcagcagcaccagcagcagGCGTGGCGGCAGCAGCCGGCGGGCAGCAACggtccgccgccgctgctggcaGAGTCCAGCTCCAACACCGGGAGCTTCGAGTCCGACGGCGGTGGCGACGAGTACATGAACTGCCTGGCAGTGCCGGCCACCGCTCCGGGCGTGCCCCGGCAGCATCAGATCGGCAGCATACTGAACGGAGGAGGTGTCAGTGTCACTGGCAGCAGCTTCTTCAGAGAGAGCGTGCATGGCCAGCAGTTCCAGGGTCAATGGCTGAACCGCTTCCCTGCGCCAGCAGCAATAGAGCAGAAACCGCAGCTCCTGGACTCGTCAGCGATGACCATTGCGTTCCATCAGAACGATCAGAGCGTCGCTGCCGCCGCCATGACGAATGATCAGTGCTACAAGGACGGGTACTGGGACGAGATTGcaaagttcatggaggtcaatgaTCCAACAGTACTTTACGACTGTAGATACGCTTGA